A window of the Alnus glutinosa chromosome 4, dhAlnGlut1.1, whole genome shotgun sequence genome harbors these coding sequences:
- the LOC133866770 gene encoding peamaclein: MKLVLATFLLVGLVLSSSFFEASVAAGSSFCDSKCGERCSKAGVKDRCLKYCGICCDKCQCVPSGTYGNKDECPCYRDLKNSKGEPKCP, translated from the exons ATGAAGCTCGTCCTTGCAACTTTCCTCCTTGTTGGTCTTGTCCTCAGCTCCTCTTTCTTTGAGGCCTCCGTGGCTGCAGGTTCAA GCTTCTGTGACTCCAAGTGCGGGGAGAGGTGCTCAAAGGCAGGAGTGAAGGACAGGTGCTTGAAATACTGCGGTATTTGCTGTGACAAGTGCCAGTGCGTGCCATCTGGGACTTATGGCAACAAGGACGAGTGCCCTTGCTACAGGGATCTCAAGAACT